A single Bacteroidales bacterium DNA region contains:
- a CDS encoding HincII family type II restriction endonuclease: MVNFKKLQKKIIGTSVPKPVSGTLSGHAVGEPFDKHVYKEIKKQFPKQTFRQYEYLNDLFCKNPEVIGHEARYDLFNSPTVMFLLSRGKNATDKWSIENPFEEKQNDTADILVVKDDFYELIDIKTRNISKSAQSPNIISAYKLAQVCAKMIDNDEFDDFSINYFEIDWLLRSDKLVCKNAHYANLFQSNPETLYINWAAAMQIQFHVCDLDQNYNTDQRQWSKAFLRHFVHQAKRRADDMIRKFVKPFEKYID, translated from the coding sequence ATTGTAAATTTTAAAAAACTACAAAAAAAGATTATTGGAACAAGTGTTCCGAAACCGGTATCCGGCACGCTTTCAGGACATGCTGTAGGTGAGCCGTTTGATAAACATGTTTATAAGGAAATAAAAAAACAATTTCCAAAACAAACATTCAGACAATATGAATATTTGAACGATTTATTTTGTAAAAATCCTGAAGTAATTGGTCATGAAGCACGATATGATTTATTTAATTCCCCAACAGTAATGTTTTTATTAAGCAGAGGAAAGAATGCAACTGATAAATGGAGCATCGAAAACCCCTTTGAAGAAAAACAGAATGACACAGCTGATATTCTGGTTGTAAAAGACGATTTTTATGAACTCATTGATATTAAAACCCGAAATATTTCTAAATCTGCTCAATCGCCTAATATCATTTCTGCTTATAAATTAGCCCAAGTTTGTGCAAAAATGATAGATAATGATGAATTTGATGATTTTTCAATCAACTATTTCGAGATTGATTGGCTTTTAAGGAGTGATAAGTTAGTTTGCAAGAATGCTCATTATGCAAATTTATTTCAATCAAATCCTGAAACTTTATATATTAATTGGGCAGCTGCAATGCAAATACAATTTCATGTTTGTGATTTAGATCAAAACTACAATACAGATCAAAGACAATGGTCAAAAGCATTTTTGAGACATTTTGTACACCAAGCAAAAAGACGTGCTGATGATATGATAAGAAAATTTGTAAAACCATTTGAAAAGTATATTGATTAG
- the lon gene encoding endopeptidase La yields MFSDIVFENKDNFENAEMIPLVSGHDEVSLEDFDAPEELQLLTLRNTVLFPKIIIPIALGRKKSLKLVKTAYKKGQVIGIVSQIDEKVEDPGFKDIHKIGTLARVVRLFELPGGEQTAVLQGIKRFKIVKNIKSKPNLTVKYEVLETVFPKKRNDEFEAKLYSVKELSIKIIHLSANIPKEAAFAVKNIDNSEFLINFVSSNSDVNTSDKQLMLETDNLSKRASLLIKHLANEVQKLELKDNIQSKAKTEMSQQQKEYFLHQQMKAIQDELGVESPKVEIEELEKKAKKKKWNNEVKTAFKKQIVRLKQINPMSPDYSYQIAYAQTLIELPWNEYTKDNFDLKRAQKILDEDHFGLDKVKDRILEHLAVLKLKGDLKAPILCLYGPPGVGKTSLGKSVARALDRKYARMSLGGLHDEAEIRGHRKTYIGAMPGRIVQSLKKVKSSNPVFILDEIDKVGNDFRGDPSSALLEVLDPEQNNTFYDNYLELEYDLSKILFIATANTLSSIKPALRDRMELIDVSGYIIEEKVEIAKRHLIPRQLKEHGVKALQLKFTKDAIEDIITNYTRESGVRNLEKKIAEVIRKVAKKIAVEEDYNKSVNVSEIHEYLGAPKYIKGKYEGNDFAGVVTGLAWTSVGGKILFIESSISKGNGKLNLTGNLGQVMKESAVISLEYIKAHADEININESIFENYNIHIHVPEGAIPKDGPSAGVTMITSMASVLTQRKVKKRLAMTGEMTLRGKVLPVGGIKEKILAAKRADIKEIILSKDNEKDIEEIKDIYLKGLKFHFVENISEVIDIALLKQKVKNPVKFKFDKEE; encoded by the coding sequence ATGTTTAGTGATATTGTTTTTGAAAATAAAGATAATTTTGAAAATGCTGAAATGATACCTTTAGTATCGGGGCATGATGAAGTATCTCTTGAAGATTTTGATGCTCCTGAAGAACTTCAGTTGTTAACTTTAAGGAATACAGTTTTATTCCCTAAAATAATTATACCTATTGCTCTGGGAAGAAAAAAATCTTTAAAGTTGGTTAAAACAGCCTATAAAAAAGGACAAGTAATAGGAATTGTCAGTCAGATAGATGAAAAAGTTGAGGATCCCGGTTTTAAAGATATACATAAGATAGGAACATTGGCTCGTGTTGTCAGATTATTTGAATTGCCGGGAGGTGAGCAAACGGCAGTCTTGCAAGGAATAAAAAGATTTAAGATAGTAAAGAACATAAAATCTAAACCCAACCTCACTGTAAAATATGAAGTTCTTGAAACGGTTTTTCCTAAAAAAAGGAATGATGAGTTTGAAGCAAAATTGTATTCTGTTAAAGAGCTGTCAATCAAAATTATACATCTATCAGCAAATATTCCTAAAGAAGCTGCGTTTGCAGTAAAAAATATCGACAATTCAGAGTTTTTAATAAACTTTGTATCATCAAACAGTGATGTTAATACATCTGATAAGCAATTAATGCTCGAAACTGATAACCTTTCGAAGAGAGCATCTTTGCTGATAAAACATCTGGCAAATGAAGTTCAGAAATTAGAATTAAAAGACAACATTCAATCTAAGGCAAAAACAGAAATGAGCCAACAGCAGAAGGAGTATTTTCTGCATCAGCAAATGAAGGCTATTCAAGATGAGTTAGGTGTTGAATCTCCGAAAGTTGAAATTGAAGAACTTGAAAAGAAAGCGAAAAAGAAAAAATGGAATAATGAGGTAAAAACAGCTTTTAAAAAGCAAATAGTTCGATTGAAACAAATCAATCCGATGTCGCCCGATTATTCTTATCAAATTGCATATGCTCAAACACTTATTGAACTTCCTTGGAATGAATATACTAAAGATAATTTTGATCTTAAACGAGCCCAAAAAATATTGGATGAAGACCATTTCGGTTTGGATAAAGTTAAAGACAGAATTTTGGAGCATCTTGCAGTATTAAAACTGAAAGGTGACCTTAAAGCCCCTATTTTATGCCTATATGGTCCTCCCGGAGTTGGTAAAACATCTCTCGGAAAATCTGTAGCAAGAGCATTAGACCGTAAGTATGCCAGAATGTCACTCGGTGGTTTGCATGACGAAGCAGAAATCAGAGGACATCGTAAAACATATATTGGAGCAATGCCGGGAAGAATCGTTCAAAGCTTGAAAAAAGTTAAATCTTCAAATCCCGTATTTATTTTGGATGAGATTGATAAAGTTGGGAATGATTTCAGAGGCGATCCGTCTTCTGCACTATTGGAAGTTCTTGATCCCGAGCAAAATAATACTTTTTATGATAATTATTTGGAGTTAGAATATGATCTTTCAAAAATTTTATTTATTGCAACAGCAAATACATTATCAAGCATAAAACCCGCATTACGAGACCGAATGGAACTAATTGATGTTTCAGGATACATTATTGAAGAAAAAGTTGAAATAGCAAAAAGACATTTAATCCCGAGACAATTAAAGGAACACGGAGTAAAAGCATTACAACTGAAATTTACCAAAGATGCAATTGAAGATATTATTACAAATTATACAAGAGAATCGGGTGTCAGAAATTTAGAGAAGAAAATTGCCGAAGTAATAAGAAAAGTTGCTAAAAAAATTGCTGTTGAAGAAGATTATAATAAATCTGTAAATGTTTCTGAAATTCATGAATATTTGGGGGCTCCGAAATATATTAAAGGAAAATATGAAGGAAATGACTTTGCCGGTGTTGTTACCGGTCTGGCATGGACATCAGTAGGAGGGAAAATATTATTTATTGAATCAAGCATAAGCAAAGGTAACGGTAAACTTAACCTTACAGGTAATCTCGGACAAGTTATGAAAGAATCTGCCGTAATTTCCTTGGAGTATATTAAAGCACATGCTGATGAAATAAATATTAATGAAAGTATTTTTGAAAATTATAACATTCATATTCATGTACCGGAAGGCGCTATACCTAAAGACGGCCCCTCTGCCGGTGTAACAATGATAACATCAATGGCATCTGTTCTTACGCAACGAAAAGTTAAAAAAAGATTAGCTATGACAGGTGAAATGACATTACGCGGAAAGGTTTTACCTGTCGGAGGAATTAAAGAAAAGATATTGGCAGCAAAAAGAGCTGATATTAAAGAAATTATTCTTTCAAAAGATAACGAAAAAGATATTGAAGAAATTAAAGACATCTATTTAAAAGGTCTTAAGTTTCATTTTGTAGAAAATATTTCAGAAGTTATTGATATTGCATTGCTGAAACAAAAAGTTAAAAATCCTGTTAAATTCAAATTTGATAAGGAAGAATAA
- a CDS encoding EI24 domain-containing protein, with translation MGFWRQIGIGFKGYFKALDLLFSKGFFKYMFFPLIINILLFWIGMSQVIELAKFARDSFVEWINLGGAEFWGSGVLRGLLSGIITTIVYVLFFISFIYLGGYIIVIILSPLFSIISEKAEHVLTDNAYDYPFEFKQFFKDVFRGIGIAIRNLALETGIMILVFIVGLILSFISWIGVIFMFFITSYFFGFSYMDYSNERYKRSLKESVKFMRKYKWVAIVNGSLFVLVLFIPYIGVALSAFVAILSVIAATASMVEIKKKEDAEIDKIFNAEI, from the coding sequence ATGGGATTTTGGCGACAAATAGGTATCGGATTCAAAGGTTATTTTAAGGCTTTAGACCTTTTATTTTCAAAAGGCTTTTTTAAATATATGTTCTTTCCTCTAATTATTAATATTCTCTTGTTTTGGATTGGTATGAGCCAAGTAATTGAACTGGCAAAATTTGCAAGAGACAGTTTTGTGGAATGGATAAATTTGGGAGGTGCAGAATTTTGGGGATCGGGAGTTTTAAGAGGTTTGCTTTCCGGAATAATTACAACCATTGTTTACGTCTTATTTTTTATCAGTTTTATCTATTTAGGAGGATATATCATCGTGATTATTCTGTCTCCTTTATTTTCAATTATTTCAGAAAAGGCAGAACATGTATTGACCGATAATGCTTATGATTATCCCTTTGAATTTAAGCAATTTTTTAAGGATGTTTTTCGAGGTATCGGAATTGCAATCAGGAACTTGGCTCTTGAAACCGGAATTATGATCCTTGTTTTTATTGTCGGTTTGATACTTTCTTTTATCAGTTGGATAGGTGTTATTTTTATGTTTTTTATTACTTCATATTTCTTCGGATTTTCATATATGGATTATTCCAACGAAAGATATAAAAGAAGCCTGAAAGAAAGCGTTAAATTTATGAGAAAATATAAATGGGTGGCAATTGTGAACGGTTCTTTATTTGTACTGGTATTGTTTATCCCTTATATTGGTGTGGCATTATCTGCATTTGTTGCAATTCTGTCTGTAATTGCAGCAACAGCTTCAATGGTGGAGATTAAGAAAAAAGAAGATGCTGAAATTGATAAGATTTTTAATGCAGAAATTTGA
- a CDS encoding menaquinone biosynthesis protein → MKTKIKISAISYINTLPFSYGIETCKLLKDRIILSKDIPSVCSEKLINNEVDLGLIPVAEISKIKSPKIISNYCIGAVGKVNTVFLFSDVPLNDIKQIYLDYQSRTSVKLLKILAKNYWKINPVFINTAGAYEDMISGTNAGLIIGDRAFKYIEKFKYIYDLSEEWMNFTSLPFVFAAWVANKELPQSFINDFNDALEKGLKSKDQIIKIYLKDNANINFDIEKYLKQDISYHLDAEKRKGMDLFLKMLKRI, encoded by the coding sequence TTGAAAACCAAAATTAAAATATCTGCAATTTCATATATTAATACACTACCGTTTAGTTATGGAATTGAAACTTGTAAGTTACTAAAAGACAGAATTATTTTATCAAAAGATATTCCGTCAGTTTGTTCAGAAAAATTAATTAATAATGAAGTTGATCTGGGCCTGATACCTGTTGCTGAAATCAGTAAAATAAAATCTCCGAAAATTATTTCAAACTATTGTATCGGTGCTGTAGGAAAAGTTAATACTGTTTTTTTGTTTAGCGATGTACCCTTAAATGATATTAAACAAATATATCTTGATTATCAGTCAAGAACATCTGTAAAATTACTAAAAATATTAGCCAAAAATTATTGGAAGATAAACCCCGTTTTTATAAATACTGCCGGAGCTTATGAAGATATGATTTCAGGTACAAATGCCGGATTAATTATTGGCGACAGGGCATTTAAATATATTGAAAAATTTAAGTATATTTATGATCTGTCTGAAGAATGGATGAATTTTACAAGTTTACCTTTTGTATTTGCAGCATGGGTTGCAAATAAGGAACTTCCTCAATCTTTCATAAATGATTTTAATGATGCTCTGGAGAAAGGACTGAAAAGCAAAGATCAAATTATTAAGATTTATTTGAAAGATAATGCGAACATTAATTTTGATATTGAAAAATATCTTAAACAGGATATTAGTTATCATCTCGATGCAGAAAAGAGAAAAGGAATGGACTTATTTTTAAAAATGCTTAAAAGAATATGA
- a CDS encoding ATPase — MRKIALPVVDGKLSAHFGHAPVFYVYHTEENKIIKEQMENPPPHEFGVIPNWLAEIEVTDLITGGIGPKAVDILNTRNINVFTGAPVENPEKIIQDFLSGNLKTTANMCNHD, encoded by the coding sequence ATGAGAAAAATAGCTCTTCCGGTTGTCGACGGAAAATTATCGGCACATTTCGGTCATGCTCCTGTGTTTTATGTATATCATACCGAAGAAAATAAAATTATAAAAGAACAAATGGAAAATCCGCCACCGCATGAGTTTGGTGTAATCCCCAATTGGTTGGCAGAAATAGAAGTTACCGATCTTATTACAGGTGGTATAGGACCTAAAGCTGTTGATATTCTTAATACAAGAAATATTAATGTTTTTACGGGTGCACCTGTGGAAAATCCGGAAAAAATAATACAAGATTTTCTTTCAGGTAATCTGAAAACAACTGCAAATATGTGCAATCACGATTAA
- a CDS encoding 1-acyl-sn-glycerol-3-phosphate acyltransferase translates to METFDFNNIRSFRDEEVNKTLRELISDEGFLYILRKIFTEERIARLGTELNDVKSVYNFQSKYISFYVNVLIRLSVKNFTHAGLENLDKSKSYLFISNHRDIVLDSALINELLYRSGFQTSEIAIGNNLLIYKWIENLVRLNKSFIVRRGLAGKEMLQASMKLSAYIRDTVVNRNTSVWIAQKEGRSKDGHDYTDTALLKMLNFSGSNDFVKDFTELNIVPVSISYENEPTIESKIAATYSKLKGEEYKKSLEDDMKDMGRGLYNMKGDVNITFGKPLNEDIKTFNTIKNKNERFSKLTSLIDNQIYTDFKLNKANYIAFDILNNSNKCLKEGKYFKEDETKLKVQCKKIVSSMNGDPDLTEKIFYGIYAKPLINKINLP, encoded by the coding sequence TTGGAAACATTTGATTTTAATAATATTCGTTCATTCAGGGACGAAGAAGTAAATAAAACCCTTCGAGAATTAATTAGTGATGAAGGATTCCTTTATATCTTAAGAAAAATTTTTACTGAAGAAAGAATAGCCCGACTCGGTACAGAATTAAATGATGTAAAGTCTGTGTATAATTTTCAATCGAAATACATTTCTTTTTATGTTAATGTTCTTATCCGTTTATCTGTAAAGAATTTTACACATGCCGGATTAGAAAATTTAGATAAAAGTAAATCATATCTTTTTATATCAAACCACAGAGATATAGTATTAGATTCTGCTTTAATTAATGAGTTGTTATATAGAAGCGGGTTTCAAACTTCTGAAATAGCAATCGGCAATAACTTGCTTATTTATAAATGGATAGAAAATTTGGTAAGATTAAATAAATCTTTTATTGTACGCAGAGGTCTGGCAGGAAAAGAAATGTTGCAAGCCTCAATGAAATTATCAGCCTATATAAGAGATACTGTTGTAAACAGAAATACATCAGTATGGATTGCCCAAAAAGAGGGCAGATCAAAAGACGGACATGATTATACAGATACGGCTTTGTTGAAAATGTTGAATTTTAGCGGTTCAAATGATTTCGTGAAAGATTTTACTGAATTAAATATAGTGCCGGTAAGTATTTCATATGAGAATGAACCGACAATAGAATCAAAAATTGCTGCAACTTATTCTAAATTAAAAGGTGAAGAATATAAAAAATCTCTTGAAGATGATATGAAAGATATGGGGCGAGGTCTTTATAATATGAAAGGAGATGTAAATATTACTTTCGGAAAACCTTTAAATGAAGATATAAAAACTTTTAACACGATTAAAAATAAAAATGAAAGATTCTCGAAATTGACAAGTCTAATTGACAATCAGATATATACTGATTTTAAATTAAACAAAGCGAATTATATTGCCTTCGATATTTTAAACAATTCAAATAAATGCCTGAAAGAAGGCAAATACTTCAAAGAAGATGAAACCAAACTAAAGGTTCAATGTAAAAAAATAGTGAGTTCAATGAACGGAGACCCCGATCTCACAGAAAAAATTTTCTACGGTATTTATGCAAAACCTTTGATTAATAAAATCAATTTGCCGTAA
- a CDS encoding zinc ribbon domain-containing protein, whose translation MKRLFLLFITVLFFTVYSCGPSIEGETKNWDRNIQQLEKMQKDYPAYADMIKAKIEEAEKINNKAKDISDEEEKAKKMREANNLLNSGCIGDLKNMNSKIDDVKEKKKELKKILKDKSKSDIKYAELIMDDSKSAIKKAEKVLNKKAENLDANPCLKIESAYKDLEAAYKDIEETISNFNDQDREKEEELNKEELSKDNDKKDEPKTVECPYCGKKNDAGRTECKYCGAPL comes from the coding sequence ATGAAACGATTATTTTTATTGTTTATCACAGTATTATTTTTCACAGTGTATTCTTGCGGGCCGTCAATTGAAGGAGAAACAAAAAATTGGGACAGAAATATTCAGCAATTAGAAAAGATGCAAAAAGATTATCCTGCTTATGCAGATATGATTAAAGCAAAAATTGAAGAAGCAGAGAAAATCAATAATAAAGCTAAAGACATTTCCGATGAAGAAGAGAAAGCAAAAAAAATGAGAGAGGCAAATAATCTGTTGAATTCAGGTTGTATAGGAGACTTAAAAAACATGAATTCAAAAATTGATGATGTTAAGGAGAAGAAAAAGGAATTAAAAAAGATTCTCAAAGACAAATCAAAAAGCGATATAAAATATGCAGAATTGATTATGGACGACAGTAAAAGTGCAATAAAAAAAGCAGAAAAAGTCCTTAATAAAAAAGCAGAAAATTTAGATGCAAATCCTTGTTTAAAAATTGAAAGTGCATACAAAGATTTAGAAGCAGCATATAAAGATATTGAAGAAACAATAAGCAACTTTAACGATCAAGACAGGGAAAAAGAAGAAGAACTTAATAAAGAAGAACTGTCAAAAGATAATGATAAAAAAGATGAACCAAAAACAGTTGAATGTCCGTATTGCGGTAAAAAGAATGATGCCGGAAGAACTGAATGTAAATATTGCGGAGCTCCTTTATAA
- the fumC gene encoding class II fumarate hydratase has translation MEYRIEHDTMGEVKVPADKYWGAQTQRSRENFKIGDPASMPIEIIKAFGYLKKAAAITNNELGVLNAEKKDLITKVCDEIIEGKLNDQFPLVIWQTGSGTQSNMNVNEVVSNRAHVINGGKLGEGSSPIHPNDDVNKSQSSNDTFPTAMHIAGYKMLLETTIPGIEKLKDTFNNKVKAFKDVVKNGRTHWMDATPLTLGQEFSGYVSQLDHGLRAVKATLAHLTELALGGTAVGTGINTPEGYTELVAKKIAELTGYPFITGENKFEGLAAHDAFVETSGALKTIAVSLMKIANDIRVMASGPRGGIGEIIIPSNEPGSSIMPGKVNPTQVEALTMVCTQVMGNDTAIAIGGMQGHFELNVFKPVMIHNFLESGRLLGDACVSFNDNCAVGIEPNHDVIKTNLENSLMLVTALNTKIGYEKAAKIAKKAHAEGTTLREAAIELGFVTNEQFDEWVDPKKMIGSQE, from the coding sequence ATGGAATACAGAATTGAACATGATACAATGGGAGAAGTTAAAGTTCCCGCAGATAAATATTGGGGAGCACAGACACAACGTTCGAGAGAAAATTTTAAAATCGGGGATCCGGCTTCAATGCCTATAGAGATTATCAAAGCATTCGGATATTTAAAAAAAGCTGCTGCAATTACAAACAATGAACTCGGAGTATTGAATGCAGAAAAAAAGGATTTAATAACAAAAGTTTGTGATGAAATAATCGAAGGAAAACTGAATGACCAATTTCCTCTTGTTATTTGGCAAACAGGTTCAGGAACACAATCTAATATGAATGTTAATGAAGTTGTTTCCAACCGAGCACATGTTATTAACGGCGGAAAATTAGGTGAAGGTTCAAGTCCGATTCATCCGAATGATGATGTTAATAAATCTCAATCTTCAAATGATACTTTTCCGACAGCAATGCATATTGCCGGATACAAAATGTTGCTTGAGACAACAATTCCGGGAATTGAAAAACTAAAAGATACATTTAACAACAAAGTTAAAGCTTTTAAAGATGTTGTTAAAAACGGAAGAACTCACTGGATGGATGCAACACCTTTAACTTTAGGGCAAGAATTTTCAGGTTATGTTTCACAATTAGATCACGGATTAAGAGCTGTTAAAGCTACTTTAGCTCATCTGACTGAATTAGCTCTCGGCGGGACAGCCGTAGGAACAGGAATAAATACACCTGAAGGATATACAGAACTTGTTGCAAAGAAGATTGCCGAATTAACAGGTTATCCGTTTATTACAGGCGAAAATAAATTTGAAGGTCTCGCAGCACATGATGCTTTTGTAGAAACTTCGGGAGCATTAAAAACAATTGCCGTAAGTTTAATGAAAATTGCAAATGACATCAGAGTTATGGCATCAGGTCCCAGAGGCGGTATAGGTGAAATAATAATTCCTTCTAATGAACCGGGATCATCAATTATGCCGGGTAAAGTTAATCCTACTCAAGTTGAAGCTCTGACCATGGTTTGTACACAAGTTATGGGAAATGATACTGCCATTGCAATCGGCGGGATGCAAGGCCATTTTGAACTAAATGTTTTTAAACCTGTAATGATTCATAATTTCTTGGAATCCGGAAGATTATTAGGAGATGCTTGTGTATCATTTAATGATAATTGTGCCGTTGGTATTGAACCAAACCATGATGTTATTAAAACCAATCTGGAGAATTCATTGATGTTAGTAACGGCTTTAAATACAAAAATCGGTTATGAAAAAGCTGCAAAAATTGCAAAGAAAGCACATGCTGAAGGCACTACATTAAGAGAAGCTGCAATTGAACTCGGTTTTGTAACAAATGAACAATTTGATGAATGGGTAGATCCTAAAAAGATGATTGGATCACAGGAATAA
- the sucD gene encoding succinate--CoA ligase subunit alpha, translated as MSVLVNKDSKVIVQGFTGSEGTFHATQMIEYGTNVVGGVTPGKGGQFQLDKPIFNTVENAVKETGANVSIIFVPPAFAADAIMEAANAGIKVIVAITEGIPTSDMVKVKEYISDRDTTLIGPNCPGIITAEETKIGIMPGFIFKKGSVGIVSKSGTLTYEAVDQITKVGLGQTTAIGIGGDPIIGTSTLDAIKLFEADAETKGIVMIGEIGGNMEADAGEWIKENGTKPVVAFIAGETAPKGKRMGHAGAIIGGKADTAQAKKQILRECGVHVVDSPADLGSKMLELL; from the coding sequence ATGAGTGTATTAGTAAACAAAGATTCTAAAGTTATTGTGCAAGGATTTACAGGCAGTGAAGGAACATTTCATGCTACACAAATGATTGAATACGGAACTAATGTTGTAGGAGGCGTAACACCGGGTAAAGGAGGACAATTCCAATTGGATAAGCCAATTTTTAATACAGTGGAAAACGCTGTTAAAGAAACCGGAGCAAATGTCTCAATCATATTCGTACCTCCTGCTTTTGCAGCAGACGCAATAATGGAAGCTGCCAATGCCGGAATAAAAGTAATTGTTGCAATTACAGAAGGAATACCAACTTCCGATATGGTTAAAGTAAAAGAATATATTTCAGACAGAGATACAACTTTGATCGGACCAAATTGTCCGGGAATTATTACTGCTGAGGAAACAAAAATCGGTATTATGCCGGGATTTATTTTTAAAAAAGGTTCAGTAGGCATAGTATCAAAATCAGGAACATTAACTTATGAAGCTGTTGATCAAATTACAAAAGTCGGATTAGGTCAAACAACTGCAATTGGTATCGGCGGCGATCCAATAATAGGAACTTCTACATTAGATGCGATAAAACTCTTTGAAGCAGATGCGGAAACAAAAGGCATCGTTATGATTGGTGAAATAGGAGGAAATATGGAAGCAGATGCCGGTGAATGGATAAAAGAAAACGGAACTAAACCTGTGGTTGCGTTCATTGCAGGTGAAACTGCACCGAAAGGAAAAAGAATGGGACATGCAGGTGCAATTATCGGCGGAAAAGCTGATACTGCACAAGCTAAAAAGCAAATATTAAGAGAATGCGGTGTTCATGTTGTTGATTCGCCGGCTGATTTAGGCTCTAAAATGCTGGAACTTTTATAG